GCTCCTGGGTGTCGCCGCGCACACCACGCACTGGTACCTGCACAAGAAGCGGCCAGAGGCTGCGGCCGAGTAGAGCTCAGGCCGTCACCAGGTCGGGGAGCAGGTGCCCGACGTCGGAGAAGTGCTCGAGCGCCCACATGTCCGCGGTGGCGATCGGACGGCTGCGCAGCACGGTGATCGAGGCGTGGTTGCAGGGGAACCGCTCCCACTCCCACGGCTGGGGGTCGAGTCCCAGCAGGTGTGAGGTGATCACGGAGTTCGTGCCGGCGTGCGCCACGAGCATCAGGCGTGGGCCATCATCGGGGACGTCCCAGAGGCGTGCGGGGTCGTCGACGTGGCGACGGCCACCGAAGCGACCGAGGAAGTCCTCCAGGCCACTCGTGATCCGGGTGTGGAAGTCGCGAAAGGACTCGCTGCCCGGTGCGCCCTCCCACCACTCGTCCAGCGGACGGGTCTTCAGGCTCTCGAGCACCCGGATGACGTCGTCCTCCGGCTGACCCTCCCAGGCGTCCGGGGGCCCGATCTCCAGGGCCCACGGCTCGGCTGTGGCGGTTGTGCCCAGTGCCTGTTCGATGGGCCGTGCCGTGGCGACGGCTCGGCGGGCAGTCGAAGAGAACAGGCCGTCCACCGGCCGGTCCTCCGCAGCTAGCGCCTTGGCCACGCGGTCGGCCTGCACCTGGCCGAGGGACGTCAACTCGGGGTCGTTGGTCGACGTGCCGTCGGCGGTTCGCCAGGCGGGCTGAGCGTGCCGGATCAGAACCAGTTCCATGACGGCGCACAGTACCGCGACGGGCCTCGGGCTCGAGTCAGGAGACCACCTCGGGTGCTGACTCCTCCAGCTCCAGACCCATCGTCTCGGGCAGGTAGCGATACCCGATCACCGACACAGCCGTCGGCACGCTGACGACCCAGGCCGCCGTAGAGAACGATCCGGTCGCCTCAGCCACCAGCCCGAAGGTGATCAGTCCGGCCACCGCCCCGATGGTGCTGGTCAGCGTCACCCAGCCGGCGGCGGTCCCGCGAATCGACGTGGGGAAGATCTCCGCCGCGGTGGCGGCGACCGCAGGCGCGTAGCTGGAGCCGATGAAGAGGGTCGCGACATACCCGCCGGCTGCCCCCCACGCCCCCGCGGAGTAGGTGAGGACGCCAGCCCCCGCCAACGCGAACTTGGTCCACATCGCCGTCGGGATCCGCCCGATCTCATCGGCCAGCCAGATGCCGAACAGCAACCCGACGCCGCCCAGGACGCCGCCGATGGGCAGGATGATCGTCTGCATGGCGGGGGAGAGACCGACGACCGCCTCGCCGTACAGGAACAGGTAGGTGTTGACCGGGCCGGTCAGGAACGCCAGGACGAAGCCCAGGCCGCAGAGGAGGGCCAGACGGCCGACCAGGGGACGGGGTACCCGCCCCAGCCGCTTGGCGGCGGGCGAGTCGGGATCGATCTCACTGATGACCAACTTCGCTCTCGCGGGCTCGTCCACCAGGCGAGCAACCAAGGGGATCGTCGCCAGCAGCGGGATGGCGACCAGCAGGATGGCCCGGTACCCGATCGCGCCATCGGTCAGCCCGCGCAGCAGGACGGGTGCGCCGGCGCCGATGCCGTAGCCAGCGGTGATCACGGCGAGGGCCTTGGACCGGTCTCGCGTCGCCACCTCCTCCGCCGCAATCACCCCGGCGACGGCGTTGACCGCCGAGGCCAGCGGTCGTGCCACCGCGAGGATGATGATCAGCGGCCAGAAGGAGGGGCTGATCGCGCCGGCCGCGGTGAGGCCCAGGGTCAGCGCCGTCGCCACGAGCAGGACCCGCCGTCGACCCAGTCGGTCCGCCTGTCGGGCCACCGGCAGCGCGGCGACGGATGCCAGCCGGATGATGCCGAGCGCGATGCCGAGCGTCCCGAGGCCCAGGCCGGCCTGCTCGACGATGGAGGCGTCGGATCCGGGGACGCCGATGTCGAACGCCTCGGCGATGTCGGGCAGGGCGGCCGTGGCGGTGAACTGGGCGAACCCCGCGTAGATGCTGAAGGCAGCGGCAGCCAGGACCGACGGGTGCCGCCACGCGTGGACGGTGATCTCGGTGTCGACCGGGGGAGAGGGTGATGCAGACAGGCCTCAAGGGTAGGCCGGGCCGGCCCCCAGGCCAGACCAGGTCCACGATCGCGCTCCGTGCAGGCACCCGTGTGCGAGGCTGGGGCGCACATGGATCCTGTCAGCAGCACCAGCGGCCCCACCCTGCCGGGCGAGCCCTACCCGGTGGGGGTCACCTGGGATGGGCGAGGGGTCAACGTCGCGGTGTTCTCCGAGGCCGCCGACGGCGTCGAGTTCTGCCTCTTCGGCGACGAACCGCAGGACGAGGTGCGGTTCGAGCTCGCCGACTCGACCGGCTTTGTCTGGCACGCCTACATCCCCGGCGTCAGCCCCGGCCAACGCTACGGCTTCCGGGTCCACGGCCCGTGGGATCCCGGACGTGGGCTCCTGACCAATCCGACCAAGGTCCTGATCGACCCCTACGCCAAGTCCATCGAGGGGGACATCCGGTGGGATCCGGCCTGCTTCGGCCACGACCTGAACGACCCGGACCGACCCAATACGACGGACAACGCTCCCTTCGTCCCGAAGTCCGTGGTGATCAACCCGTTCTTCGACTGGCGGGACGACGCACCACTCCGCCGCCCCTTCGCCGAGACCATCACCTACGAGACACATGTGAAGGGCGCCACGGCCAGGCACCCCGACATCCCGGCCGGACTCCGGGGGACCTACGCCGGGTTCGCCTCCGCACCCTTCGTCGAGCACCTGGTCGACCTCGGCGTCACCGCGGTCCAACTGCAGCCGGTCCACCACTTCCTGACCGACCATTTCCTGTGGCAGAAGGGACTGTCGCAGTACTGGGGGTACAACACCATAGGCTTCCTGGCACCACACGCCGGTTACGCCTCCGGCGGGACCTTGGGCCAGCAGGTGTATGAGTTCAAGGGCATGGTCGCCGACCTCCACGCTGCCGGGCTCGAGGTCATCCTCGACGTCGTCTACAACCACACCGGCGAGGCCGACCACCACGGTCCCACCGTCTCGATGCGCGGGCTGGACAACCCCTCCTACTACCGGCTCGACCCGCACAACCCGCGGCGCTACATCGACTTCACCGGCACCGGCAACAGCATGAACGTGCAGAACCCGCACGTGCTGCAGCTGATCATGGACTCCCTGCGGTACTGGATCACCGAGATGCACGTCGACGGGTTCCGCTTCGACCTGGCCGCGACCCTGGCCCGCGAGCTGCACGACGTCGACAAGCTGAGCGGCTTCTTCGACATCATCCAGCAGGACCCGGTCATCAGTCAGGCCAAGCTGATCGCCGAGCCGTGGGACCTCGGCGACGGCGGGTATCAGGTCGGCAACTTCCCCGTGAAGTGGACCGAGCTGAACGGCAAGTACCGCGATGCGATGCGCAGTTGGTGGCTGGGCGCACCCGGTGAGACGGGGGTCGGTGAGGTGGCCAGTCGGCTGGCCGGCTCGAGCGATCTGTACGCCCACAACGGCCGTCGGCCGTACGCCTCGATCAACTTCGTTACCTCTCACGACGGGTTCACCATGCGGGACCTCGTGTCGTACGACCGCAAGCACAACCAGGCCAACCTCGATGGCGGCACCAGCGGCGAGGATCACAACCGATCCAACAACCACGGGACCGAGGGGCCGACGACGGATCCCGACGTCCTCCGCCGCCGCGACCGGTCCGTGCGCAACATGCTGGCGACGCTGCTGCTCAGCCAAGGCGTGCCCATGCTGCTGGGGGGTGATGAGTTCGGACGTACGCAGCAGGGCAACAACAACACCTACTGCCAGGACAACGAGCTCACCCACTATGACTGGGCCTGGACCGACGCTGACCGTGCCATGTACACCTTCACGAAGCGGGTCATCGCCCTGCGACGCGCCCATCCGGTCTTCCGGCGACGCCAGTTCTTCGACGGCGGGGAGGATCTGGTGTGGCTGAATCCCGATGGCACGCCGATGGAGCCACCCGACTGGGACGAACACGACCGTCAGACGCTCGGGTTCTTCCTGAACGGCCAGGCGTTGCCCACACGGGACGAGCGCGGCGAGATGGTCACCGACGACAACTTCCTGGTCCTGCTCAATGCCACAGGGGACGAGGTGGAGCACGTGATACCGGGCGTGGAGTTCGGTGAGCGCTGGCAGGTCGTGCTCGACACCGATCAACCGCGCATCGCGCGTGACGAGCGGTCGATCATCGCGGCCAAGGACCAGGTCCGAGTCAGCGACCACGCGCTGCTGGTCCTGCGCTCGTGTGGGCACGCCGAGAGCCGGACCCGGCGCGTCGAAGACCGCAGCAGCGCCGCACCCGGAGTCGGCCACCGGTCCTCGGTCCTCGGTCCGCCCCGTCCGGCCCAGGAGGCCTCGTGACCAGCGCCGATGTGACCAGCGCCGATGTGACCAGAGCCGATGTGACCAGCGCCGATGCCACCGACGCCGAGGCCTCGCACTCCACGATGCCGCAGGCGACGTACCGACTGCAGCTCACCGCGGACCACCCCTTCGCGGAGGCGGCGGCGCTTGTTCCCTACCTCGCACGTCTCGGCGTCTCCCACCTGTACGTCTCCCCGATCCTCGCGGCCCGCCCCGGGACCCGGCACTTCTACAACGTGGCGGACCACGGCAAGATCGACCCGGTGCTGGGTGGCTACGAGGGCCTGGTCGAGTTGGCCGAGACCGCGCACGCGGCGGGGCTCGGGTTGATCGGGGACATCGTCCCGAACCACATGGGGATCGGCCAGTGGAACTCCCGGTGGGAGACCCTGCTGCGCGAGGGTCAGTCGTCGCAGGACGCCAAGTTCTTCGACATCGACTGGGAGACCCCGCTGCCGGGCGCGGCCGGCAAGGTCATCCTGCCGGTGCTGGAGCGACCGTACGGCGAGGAGCTCGCCGCCGGCAACCTGGGCCTGCAGGAGATCGATGGTGAGCTACGCGTCACCTACGACACGCTGACCTTCCCCCTCAACGCCGAGACCACCCGTGCGGTGGAGCGGTCGGGCAGCGAGCGGCTGGTCGGCACGCCGGGAGAGCCGCGGTCCTGGAGTCGGATGCACTCCCTGCTGGAGCAGCAGCACTACCGGCTGGTGGGCTGGAAGGCCGGCAAGCGGCTGATCAACTACCGGCGCTTCCTCCACATCACCGAGTTGGCCGCACTGCGCGTCGAGGACCCGGTCGTGTTCGAGGCCACCAACGGACTGATGATCAAGCTGGTCACCGATGGTCTCCTCGATGGCCTGCGGGTCGACCACATCGACGGACTCGCCGATCCCACCGAGTACCTCACGCGTCTGCGGAACCGGGTCGGCCCGGACGCGTGGTTGGTCGTCGAGAAGCTGGCCCGCCCGGACGAGCCGCTCGACGTCCGCTGGCCGGTGGACGGCACGACGGGGTATGAGCTGCTCCGGGTTGCCCTCGGTGTGCACCTCGATGCCGACGGCATGGCCGAGCTCCGTCGGCTGGCGGCCCGCCACGGCGCGTTGCCCGGTGAGAACGACCTGATGGTCCTGAAGCAGGTCATGGTCGAGGAGCACCTGGGCCCTGACGTCCGTCGTCTGGCACGCGTCACCTGGAATGCCTGCCAGCAGAGCAACGACGTCCGCGACGTCGACTACCGAACCCTGCTGGAGGCCGTCAGCCGGTTGTTGGTCGCGATGCCCGTCTACCGGACCTACGTCGATGCGGAGACCGGCCAGGCCAGCGGCCGAACGGTGGAGATCATCGAGCGCGCAGTCGCCAGCGCCAAGGCGGCCGACAGCGGCGACACCATCCCGGACGTCCTGTGGCGGTACCTGAGCCGGCTGTTCTCCGGCCAGATGCCCCGCGCCATCGCCGCCTCCGAGGCGATCACCCGGTTCCAGCAGATCTCTGGTCCGGTGATGGCACTCGGCGTCGAGGAGCGCCTCTTCCTGCGCCACAACGCCATGGTCGCCGCGTGTGAGCTGGGATCAGACCCCTTCGAGCCGGCCCTCGACCTCGACGAGGCCTGGGAGGCGATCCAGCTGCTGCCGGATCGGGGCATGCGCACGACGGCGTCCCACGACACCAAGCACGCCGAGGACGTCCGACAGCGCATGGCCGCCCTCAGCGGGATGGCGCAGCGGTTCAGTGCGCTTGCCGACGAGGTCCTCGCAGCCACGGATCCGCCGCTGGCATCCCTCGGCCTGCGACTGCTGCAGGTCGCCGTCGGGGTGTGGCCCATCACGGATGACGGGTCAGGTGACCTGACGGAGATCCTGGACGTTCCTGACCTCCACAGGCGCTTCACCGAGTACGCCCTACGCGTGGCCCGGGGGCAGAACATCCTGACCAGCTACACCGAGAAGGAGCCGGAGGCCGAAGCCGCAGTACGTCAGTGGTGCGACCGGGTGTTCGATCCGGACGGCCCGATCGCCGGACGACTGCGCCCGCTGGCGGTGGCGGCCGCAGAGATCGGCATGGTGGCGTCGCTGTCCCAGATCATGCTGCGCCTGGCCACCGGGGGCACCGCCGACACCTACCAGGGCACCGAGCGGTGGGACGACTCCCTCAGCGACCCGGACAACCGGCGGTCCTTCGACTACACCGACCGGCGGGATGCGGAGGAGCGCTGGAGCCAGTCGACGCCGGACCTCGAAGAGC
The sequence above is a segment of the Euzebya tangerina genome. Coding sequences within it:
- a CDS encoding histidine phosphatase family protein, translating into MELVLIRHAQPAWRTADGTSTNDPELTSLGQVQADRVAKALAAEDRPVDGLFSSTARRAVATARPIEQALGTTATAEPWALEIGPPDAWEGQPEDDVIRVLESLKTRPLDEWWEGAPGSESFRDFHTRITSGLEDFLGRFGGRRHVDDPARLWDVPDDGPRLMLVAHAGTNSVITSHLLGLDPQPWEWERFPCNHASITVLRSRPIATADMWALEHFSDVGHLLPDLVTA
- a CDS encoding MFS transporter, coding for MSASPSPPVDTEITVHAWRHPSVLAAAAFSIYAGFAQFTATAALPDIAEAFDIGVPGSDASIVEQAGLGLGTLGIALGIIRLASVAALPVARQADRLGRRRVLLVATALTLGLTAAGAISPSFWPLIIILAVARPLASAVNAVAGVIAAEEVATRDRSKALAVITAGYGIGAGAPVLLRGLTDGAIGYRAILLVAIPLLATIPLVARLVDEPARAKLVISEIDPDSPAAKRLGRVPRPLVGRLALLCGLGFVLAFLTGPVNTYLFLYGEAVVGLSPAMQTIILPIGGVLGGVGLLFGIWLADEIGRIPTAMWTKFALAGAGVLTYSAGAWGAAGGYVATLFIGSSYAPAVAATAAEIFPTSIRGTAAGWVTLTSTIGAVAGLITFGLVAEATGSFSTAAWVVSVPTAVSVIGYRYLPETMGLELEESAPEVVS
- the glgX gene encoding glycogen debranching protein GlgX; this encodes MDPVSSTSGPTLPGEPYPVGVTWDGRGVNVAVFSEAADGVEFCLFGDEPQDEVRFELADSTGFVWHAYIPGVSPGQRYGFRVHGPWDPGRGLLTNPTKVLIDPYAKSIEGDIRWDPACFGHDLNDPDRPNTTDNAPFVPKSVVINPFFDWRDDAPLRRPFAETITYETHVKGATARHPDIPAGLRGTYAGFASAPFVEHLVDLGVTAVQLQPVHHFLTDHFLWQKGLSQYWGYNTIGFLAPHAGYASGGTLGQQVYEFKGMVADLHAAGLEVILDVVYNHTGEADHHGPTVSMRGLDNPSYYRLDPHNPRRYIDFTGTGNSMNVQNPHVLQLIMDSLRYWITEMHVDGFRFDLAATLARELHDVDKLSGFFDIIQQDPVISQAKLIAEPWDLGDGGYQVGNFPVKWTELNGKYRDAMRSWWLGAPGETGVGEVASRLAGSSDLYAHNGRRPYASINFVTSHDGFTMRDLVSYDRKHNQANLDGGTSGEDHNRSNNHGTEGPTTDPDVLRRRDRSVRNMLATLLLSQGVPMLLGGDEFGRTQQGNNNTYCQDNELTHYDWAWTDADRAMYTFTKRVIALRRAHPVFRRRQFFDGGEDLVWLNPDGTPMEPPDWDEHDRQTLGFFLNGQALPTRDERGEMVTDDNFLVLLNATGDEVEHVIPGVEFGERWQVVLDTDQPRIARDERSIIAAKDQVRVSDHALLVLRSCGHAESRTRRVEDRSSAAPGVGHRSSVLGPPRPAQEAS
- the treY gene encoding malto-oligosyltrehalose synthase, producing the protein MTSADVTSADVTRADVTSADATDAEASHSTMPQATYRLQLTADHPFAEAAALVPYLARLGVSHLYVSPILAARPGTRHFYNVADHGKIDPVLGGYEGLVELAETAHAAGLGLIGDIVPNHMGIGQWNSRWETLLREGQSSQDAKFFDIDWETPLPGAAGKVILPVLERPYGEELAAGNLGLQEIDGELRVTYDTLTFPLNAETTRAVERSGSERLVGTPGEPRSWSRMHSLLEQQHYRLVGWKAGKRLINYRRFLHITELAALRVEDPVVFEATNGLMIKLVTDGLLDGLRVDHIDGLADPTEYLTRLRNRVGPDAWLVVEKLARPDEPLDVRWPVDGTTGYELLRVALGVHLDADGMAELRRLAARHGALPGENDLMVLKQVMVEEHLGPDVRRLARVTWNACQQSNDVRDVDYRTLLEAVSRLLVAMPVYRTYVDAETGQASGRTVEIIERAVASAKAADSGDTIPDVLWRYLSRLFSGQMPRAIAASEAITRFQQISGPVMALGVEERLFLRHNAMVAACELGSDPFEPALDLDEAWEAIQLLPDRGMRTTASHDTKHAEDVRQRMAALSGMAQRFSALADEVLAATDPPLASLGLRLLQVAVGVWPITDDGSGDLTEILDVPDLHRRFTEYALRVARGQNILTSYTEKEPEAEAAVRQWCDRVFDPDGPIAGRLRPLAVAAAEIGMVASLSQIMLRLATGGTADTYQGTERWDDSLSDPDNRRSFDYTDRRDAEERWSQSTPDLEELWANRRNGEVKQWVLGQALRARRAHWSVFEPGSTLHRCAVTGRWSDSLLVGHRSAADDGDQCQAVVIAPVSLGRLTDGGRFPALGRVWGDTAATLPPLTEGRVWRDALTGATLEGGDTTRIATILTSLPVALLIADLP